In Buchnera aphidicola (Chaetogeoica yunlongensis), the genomic stretch GATAGTGTTAATCCTAGAGTTGATACGGAATAATTTATTTTAAATTGAAATAATGTAATAACATCAATATATCCTTCTACTACTAGTATTTCTTTTGGATTTGGATTTGTTTTATTCATTTCATATAGTCCATATAATTGACGACTTTTATGAAATATTTTTGTTTCTGGAGAATTGAGATATTTTGGAAGCATGTTATTGCATGATCTTCCTCCAAAACCTAAAATTTTTCCATGTTTATTTCTTATAGGAAAAATTATTCTGTTTTTAAAACGATCATATTGTATTCCTTCTTTATTTTTTATTAAAATGCCAATATCTATCATTTCTTTTTGATCGTAGTATTTTTTTTTAATTTGTTGTTTTAATACAGACCAATCTATGGTAGAAAATCCAATTTTAAAAAATTGAATCATACTTTTTGTAATCCCTCTATTTTGAATATACTTATATGCATAATTGCACTTTAATAAATTATTGTGATAAATATTTGCAATATTATTTAGAAGTAAGTATAGATTGTTTCTTTTTTGGAAATCAAATAGTGATACATGATTTTTTTGTGATTTATAGGGTACATTTATTCCATTTATAGTAGCTAATTCTTCGATACTTTCTATAAACGTTAGTTTTTCATAGTTCATTAAGAAATCAATTACATTTCCGTGAGAATTACATCCAAAACAAAAATAAAATTGTTTTTCGAAATTTACAGTAAACGAGGGTGTTTTTTCTTGGTGAAAAGGACAGTGTGATATATAGTTTTTTCCACTTTTTTTTAGAGATATATGTTTATTTATAATATCTATAATATTACTTTGATAAATTAATTCGTGAATAAATTTTTTAGAAACTAGTTTTGCCATATTATTTGATAAAGTGAATTTAAGTGTTTTGACCGTATTAGATACACGGTCAAGTGAATAGTCCAAATAAAATTTTATTTTATTTTTTAAATTTTAGTACAAACGAGTTCTTTTTAAATTTTCTCTGGATAATTTTTTTGCTAAACGTTTTATAGCTGAAGATTTTGCTCTTTTTCGTTCTGTAGCAGGTTTTTCATAAAATTCTCTTTTGCGTATTTCTGATAAAATTCCTGATTTTTCGCATGATCTTTTAAATCTACGTAAAGCTACATCAAAAGGTTCATTATCTCGTACTTTAATTATTGGCATAATAGTATTTATCCTTTATCTTTTTTAAAGATTATTATAATATATATATGATATTGGATTATCAATCTATATTGATTATTAATTTGATATAGATTGAAAATTATTAGTGATAATTGTATTTTTATTATAGTAATGAATTTTTATGCGCATATTAGGAATTGAAACTTCTTGTGATGACACTGCTATTGCTGTTTATGACAGTGAATTTGGAATAATATTTAACCAAGTTTATAATCAAGCTGATTTAAATGATACTTATGGTGGTATAGTTCCTGAATTAGCAGCTAGAAAACATTCAGAAACATTAGTCGTTTTACTTAAAAATTTATTTTTTATTGGGAAAATTTCTAAATACTCTATTGATGCCGTTGCATATACATCTGGTCCTGGTTTAGCAGGGTCATTATTAATAGGTGCGTCTGTTGGAACAGCATTGGCGTTTTCTTTAAATATACCAGTGGTATTAGTAAACCATATGGAAGCTCATCTTTTAACTCCTATGTTATCTAAACGTAAGCCTAAATTTCCATTTGTTACATTATTAGTTTCTGGAGGACATACTCAGTTAATTAATGCTTTGGGAATTGGGAATTATAAATTATTGGGTTCAACTCGTGATGATGCAGCAGGTGAGGCTTTTGATAAGATAGCTCAGTTGTTAGGGTTAAAATATCCTGGAGGTGCTAATTTATCTAAATTAGCTAGATTAGGTATATCAGGAAAATTTAATTTTCCTAGGCCAATGATTAGTTGTTCTGGATTGGATTTTAGTTTTTCAGGATTAAAAACATATGTAACTAATATTATAAAAAAAAATAATGATGATTTTCAAACTAAAGCTGATATTGCTAAAGAATTTGAAAGCGCAGTAGTTGATTCATTAGTATTTAAGTGTATAAGAGCTATGAAAAAATTAAATTATAATACCTTGGTAGTTTCTGGTGGTGTCAGTAAAAATAAAATTTTACGTAAAAGTTTAAATAAAATTATTAATAAATATAGTTATAAAGTTTTTTATCCTATGTCGGAATATTGTACAGATAATGCTGCTATG encodes the following:
- the rpsU gene encoding 30S ribosomal protein S21, yielding MPIIKVRDNEPFDVALRRFKRSCEKSGILSEIRKREFYEKPATERKRAKSSAIKRLAKKLSRENLKRTRLY
- the tsaD gene encoding tRNA (adenosine(37)-N6)-threonylcarbamoyltransferase complex transferase subunit TsaD, coding for MRILGIETSCDDTAIAVYDSEFGIIFNQVYNQADLNDTYGGIVPELAARKHSETLVVLLKNLFFIGKISKYSIDAVAYTSGPGLAGSLLIGASVGTALAFSLNIPVVLVNHMEAHLLTPMLSKRKPKFPFVTLLVSGGHTQLINALGIGNYKLLGSTRDDAAGEAFDKIAQLLGLKYPGGANLSKLARLGISGKFNFPRPMISCSGLDFSFSGLKTYVTNIIKKNNDDFQTKADIAKEFESAVVDSLVFKCIRAMKKLNYNTLVVSGGVSKNKILRKSLNKIINKYSYKVFYPMSEYCTDNAAMVAYVGYVRFDKFKSFNVNIKINPSWSIEDLKKI